In the genome of Candidatus Methylomirabilota bacterium, the window AACCGGATCATGAGCGAGCCCACTCCCTCGGAAACCGGCGCGTCCGCCTCGCGCGCATCGCGCTCGGATCCCGCCGCATGGCCGCGCACACCCTGGCGAACGACCTCCACGCGGCCGATCTACGAGAATCGCTGGATCGCGCTCCGCGAGGACATGGTCGAGCTGCCGGACGGACGCACCACGCTGTACGGCGTGGTGGACTGCGGGGAGTGCGTGGGCGTGCTGCCGTTCCTGGATCCCGACACCGTCCTGCTGGTCGGCCAGTATCGCTACGTGGCGGGCGGCTTCTTCTGGGAGATGCCCACCGGCGGCCAGGACGGCGACGAGA includes:
- a CDS encoding NUDIX hydrolase — encoded protein: MSEPTPSETGASASRASRSDPAAWPRTPWRTTSTRPIYENRWIALREDMVELPDGRTTLYGVVDCGECVGVLPFLDPDTVLLVGQYRYVAGGFFWEMPTGGQDGDETLIEAAQRELAEEAGYEAGRLTRLCDFQTSKSILYEIAHLYVAEDLRPVSRAADHTEFIERRTFPFREALAMVERGEIKDAMTIIAVLHAARRRGM